A section of the Leptospira kobayashii genome encodes:
- a CDS encoding winged helix-turn-helix transcriptional regulator, giving the protein MKHKLRSNCPINFSLEMLGDGWSLLILRDIIYFGKKTYNEFLASEEAIARNILADRLVQLQDKGLLVKKPHPIDKRKEIYELTEDGLDLVPILLDLAEWGAKRVAQKDLPHEWLQAVRKDRNALIPRIQKTVRLGGSIFGESATNSHRSLFSEIKKKIRK; this is encoded by the coding sequence ATGAAGCATAAATTACGATCCAATTGCCCCATCAATTTCTCCTTAGAAATGTTAGGAGATGGCTGGTCGCTATTGATTCTCAGAGATATCATTTACTTTGGTAAAAAGACGTACAATGAATTCCTGGCTTCCGAAGAGGCTATCGCACGTAATATCCTGGCCGACCGCTTAGTTCAGCTGCAGGATAAAGGGCTGTTGGTGAAAAAACCGCATCCCATAGACAAGCGCAAAGAAATATATGAGCTTACCGAAGACGGATTGGATCTTGTCCCCATACTTCTTGACTTGGCTGAATGGGGTGCGAAACGAGTAGCTCAGAAAGATCTGCCGCATGAATGGTTGCAAGCAGTACGCAAGGATCGCAATGCACTTATTCCCCGCATTCAAAAAACAGTCCGCCTGGGCGGGTCGATTTTCGGTGAGTCCGCCACAAATTCGCATCGTAGTTTGTTTTCAGAGATCAAAAAGAAAATTCGGAAATAA
- a CDS encoding Crp/Fnr family transcriptional regulator has protein sequence MNDQMLEAMFGKFGKVFEPNDVLFCEYEPGNDFYLIKEGKVKITKTIGNSIKTLDVLEAGDILGEMAILEEQPRSATATAVTEVKALNFNRANFEMLMTKNPALAMKLLHIFSFRIYDQKRRLMILLMDDILGKVCDVFVMLYEKQYSNDVYSEIVLTSTVEDIASWCAQPVGEVQKVIMQFVKTGKLDLYPDKIVIHNINDFQRIVNQKRKPG, from the coding sequence ATGAATGATCAAATGCTGGAAGCGATGTTCGGAAAATTCGGAAAAGTTTTTGAGCCGAATGATGTCTTGTTTTGCGAATACGAACCTGGAAATGATTTTTATTTGATCAAAGAAGGCAAGGTAAAGATCACAAAAACAATCGGAAACTCGATCAAGACCCTGGATGTGCTGGAAGCAGGCGATATCCTGGGCGAGATGGCGATTCTGGAAGAACAACCTCGGTCCGCCACCGCTACGGCAGTCACTGAAGTGAAAGCACTCAATTTCAATCGTGCCAATTTCGAAATGCTCATGACCAAGAACCCGGCGCTTGCGATGAAATTACTCCATATTTTTTCCTTTCGAATCTACGACCAAAAACGCAGACTCATGATCCTTCTTATGGATGATATACTGGGAAAAGTATGCGATGTATTCGTCATGCTCTACGAAAAACAATATTCGAACGATGTTTATAGTGAGATCGTTCTTACTTCCACTGTAGAAGACATCGCCAGTTGGTGCGCGCAACCCGTCGGAGAAGTACAAAAAGTCATTATGCAATTTGTAAAAACAGGCAAATTGGATCTATATCCCGACAAAATAGTTATTCACAATATCAATGATTTCCAAAGGATTGTGAATCAGAAACGAAAACCAGGTTAA
- a CDS encoding malate dehydrogenase produces the protein MGNTVKVAVTGAAGQIGYALLFRIASGQMFGPDTAVELQLLELEQAVPAAKGVIMELDDCAFPLLQKVSVSSNIDEAFRDINWALLVGSVPRKAGMERGDLLKINGGIFTTQGKAIEKNANSDVRVLVVGNPCNTNALIAMNNAKGIPSDRWFAMTGLDENRAKTQLAQKAGVAVKQVSNVAIWGNHSATQYPDFYNAKINGKPATDAISDHDWLKGDFISTVQKRGAAIIAARGASSAASAANAVVDTVHNIVTPTKAGDWFSAACHSNGEYGVEKGLIFGYPLRSDGKKVEIVSGLELNAFGKEKFDLTHKELQEEKAEVKDMI, from the coding sequence ATGGGGAATACAGTAAAAGTAGCAGTCACTGGAGCTGCAGGTCAAATCGGATACGCACTACTATTCAGAATCGCTTCAGGACAAATGTTCGGTCCCGACACTGCGGTGGAATTGCAATTATTGGAATTGGAACAAGCTGTTCCTGCGGCAAAAGGTGTGATCATGGAATTGGATGATTGCGCTTTCCCTTTACTTCAGAAAGTATCCGTAAGTTCAAATATAGACGAAGCTTTTCGTGATATCAACTGGGCTTTGCTCGTCGGTTCCGTTCCCAGAAAAGCGGGAATGGAAAGAGGGGATCTACTCAAAATCAACGGTGGAATCTTCACAACTCAAGGTAAAGCGATTGAAAAGAATGCGAATTCCGATGTAAGAGTTTTGGTAGTAGGTAACCCTTGTAATACGAATGCTCTGATCGCGATGAATAACGCGAAAGGAATTCCTTCCGATCGTTGGTTCGCGATGACAGGTTTGGATGAAAATCGCGCAAAAACACAGTTAGCGCAGAAAGCTGGCGTTGCCGTAAAACAAGTGTCAAATGTTGCCATTTGGGGAAATCACTCGGCTACTCAGTATCCTGATTTTTATAACGCTAAAATCAACGGAAAACCTGCTACCGATGCGATCTCGGATCATGATTGGTTGAAGGGAGATTTTATTTCTACAGTACAAAAACGAGGTGCGGCCATCATCGCAGCCCGGGGTGCTTCTTCCGCGGCTTCCGCGGCAAATGCAGTGGTTGATACCGTACATAATATTGTAACTCCAACGAAAGCAGGCGACTGGTTCAGTGCAGCATGCCATTCCAATGGTGAGTATGGTGTGGAAAAAGGACTTATCTTCGGATATCCTCTGCGTTCCGATGGCAAAAAAGTAGAGATCGTAAGCGGTCTTGAATTGAATGCTTTTGGAAAAGAGAAGTTTGATCTCACTCATAAAGAACTTCAGGAAGAAAAAGCCGAAGTAAAAGATATGATCTAA
- a CDS encoding dihydrofolate reductase family protein, translating to MGNVVAFEWLSGDGVFDADFMEEWFFPYDSPERRKFIKETYREANAFLMGRNTYEMLAPYWSQLPDEDMDGLAGVLTHTPKFIASHGPQVAHWGDTTILKGDIKAQVKKLKSEVSNIMIIGSATLAESLAQVGLIDEYKLLVQPFIMGTGKRFFTESMKTPLELVEVKKLHQDMVLLHYRVKK from the coding sequence ATGGGAAACGTGGTAGCATTTGAATGGCTGAGTGGAGACGGAGTTTTTGATGCAGATTTTATGGAGGAATGGTTTTTCCCCTACGATAGTCCCGAACGACGGAAATTCATCAAAGAAACATACCGGGAGGCTAACGCATTTCTAATGGGCCGAAATACCTATGAAATGTTAGCCCCTTATTGGTCGCAGTTACCTGATGAAGATATGGATGGTCTTGCAGGTGTACTTACCCATACTCCAAAATTCATCGCCTCACATGGACCTCAGGTAGCTCATTGGGGAGATACAACTATACTGAAGGGAGATATTAAAGCCCAGGTCAAAAAACTAAAGAGCGAAGTGAGCAACATAATGATTATCGGAAGTGCTACTTTAGCGGAGTCACTCGCACAGGTCGGACTTATCGACGAATACAAACTGCTCGTCCAACCATTCATAATGGGAACAGGCAAACGTTTCTTTACGGAAAGTATGAAAACACCGTTAGAGCTGGTAGAAGTTAAAAAGCTTCATCAAGATATGGTGTTACTCCATTATCGTGTCAAAAAGTAA
- a CDS encoding DUF1566 domain-containing protein, with translation MLFFGFDLGKNILSDLKLGKILLFLNLISVLSISNCSNQIHNNPEDPGSSSYLPNQLFKCLATPGCLASPKPSFGYTGSPFVFSQHIKIDDVKPSLSSGFSNCTASPGLPTGLTLDPTTCILQGTPSISRSATEYEVAASHSSGSLSTKINIEVTTLGANAIGLLKTGQTSCFNASTSITCGNSSFPRQDGDLQLHLARSYTDRGDGTVFDNITGLLWQKCTEGGSGGSCAGATSYVYATASSLCASKGFRVPSISELASLVDVSVSSPSISGTYFPGTGTSGYYWSSTPSQATAGSYYMVSFLIGALNEQAPAGNNYVRCVSGTLREPSGNYTDNGNGTILDKNTKLIWQKCSYGQGVTDCTPAATATPTWTSALVYCRDLNLAGKTWRLPNRNELLSIVDHTKSGSSRLHETYFPNPFTYYWSSTTRQDTTTSAHAIVTTTGFYDQYGKGAASASARCVSGP, from the coding sequence ATGCTCTTTTTCGGATTTGATTTGGGAAAAAATATTCTATCGGACTTGAAACTGGGAAAAATTTTACTGTTTCTAAATCTCATTTCCGTCTTATCTATCTCCAATTGTTCAAACCAGATTCATAACAATCCGGAAGACCCCGGATCAAGCTCCTATCTTCCCAATCAATTGTTCAAATGCCTTGCGACTCCGGGTTGTCTTGCCAGTCCAAAACCTTCTTTTGGTTATACGGGGAGTCCTTTTGTTTTTTCCCAACATATTAAAATCGATGATGTAAAGCCGAGTCTATCCTCCGGCTTTTCCAATTGCACTGCTTCTCCCGGCCTTCCCACAGGTTTGACTTTGGATCCGACAACTTGTATTTTGCAAGGAACGCCTTCCATTTCCCGTTCTGCAACGGAGTATGAAGTGGCAGCATCGCATTCTTCGGGAAGTCTCTCCACTAAGATTAACATAGAAGTCACCACCTTGGGTGCAAATGCGATCGGACTTTTGAAAACCGGCCAGACATCTTGTTTTAATGCGAGCACATCTATAACTTGTGGAAACTCTTCTTTTCCTAGACAAGACGGGGATCTCCAACTGCATTTGGCAAGAAGTTATACGGATAGGGGAGATGGAACCGTTTTCGATAATATAACGGGACTTTTGTGGCAGAAATGTACGGAAGGGGGAAGTGGGGGTAGTTGTGCCGGTGCCACCAGTTATGTTTATGCTACAGCATCCTCTCTATGTGCTTCGAAAGGATTCCGGGTTCCCTCTATTTCCGAATTGGCTAGTCTCGTGGATGTTTCCGTCAGTTCTCCTTCCATATCGGGCACCTATTTCCCGGGAACGGGAACGAGCGGATACTATTGGTCTTCCACTCCTTCACAGGCAACCGCCGGCTCTTATTATATGGTGAGCTTCCTCATCGGTGCGCTGAATGAGCAAGCTCCTGCCGGGAACAATTACGTACGTTGCGTATCAGGAACACTTAGGGAACCTAGCGGAAATTATACGGACAACGGGAATGGAACCATCCTGGATAAAAATACAAAGCTGATATGGCAAAAATGCAGCTATGGACAAGGTGTTACGGATTGTACTCCTGCGGCGACAGCGACTCCTACTTGGACGTCCGCATTGGTCTATTGCAGAGATTTAAATCTTGCCGGCAAAACCTGGAGGCTTCCCAACAGAAATGAACTTCTTAGTATCGTAGATCATACCAAATCAGGTAGCAGTCGTTTGCATGAGACTTATTTTCCCAATCCATTTACCTACTATTGGTCCAGTACTACAAGACAGGACACTACGACCAGTGCTCATGCGATTGTAACTACTACCGGTTTTTACGATCAATATGGAAAGGGCGCCGCTTCCGCCTCGGCAAGATGCGTGAGTGGGCCGTAA
- a CDS encoding LIC_10271 family cell wall hydrolase, giving the protein MRNRLIQICILSFFLGIASERTFAKQKPTDKNTYRVQAGDSWWGIAKKLGTTPKELAAINGRTEKEGLYQNELLRTGGNTTASKSEAQKTAPKSKPNSPLPGYEKIAKPYSELTYDPHKGVRYSRENSGWVRAALPGKVVHIDYMDGYENYIILEHENGWYSVYGNLERVQVTEGQTLVAKERLGTLIKDKGLYFQVNHNKSAINPSLFLQQGS; this is encoded by the coding sequence ATGCGAAATCGATTGATACAAATCTGCATTTTGTCCTTTTTTTTGGGGATCGCTTCGGAGCGAACTTTCGCAAAACAAAAACCGACGGATAAGAACACCTATCGGGTGCAAGCTGGTGATTCCTGGTGGGGAATTGCCAAAAAGTTGGGAACCACGCCGAAGGAACTTGCTGCGATCAACGGAAGGACCGAAAAGGAAGGTCTCTATCAAAATGAACTTTTGCGAACCGGCGGAAACACTACAGCTTCCAAGTCGGAAGCCCAAAAAACAGCCCCCAAATCGAAACCGAATTCTCCCCTTCCCGGTTATGAAAAAATTGCAAAACCTTATTCGGAATTAACTTATGATCCTCATAAGGGAGTTCGTTATTCCAGAGAAAATTCCGGCTGGGTGCGTGCGGCACTTCCCGGAAAAGTAGTTCATATCGATTATATGGACGGGTATGAAAATTATATCATCCTGGAACATGAGAATGGCTGGTATTCCGTGTATGGAAATTTAGAAAGAGTGCAAGTGACTGAAGGGCAAACCCTAGTCGCGAAAGAACGTTTGGGTACTCTCATAAAAGACAAAGGACTGTATTTCCAAGTGAATCATAACAAATCTGCAATCAATCCCTCTCTTTTTCTACAACAAGGAAGCTAA
- a CDS encoding tetratricopeptide repeat protein → MSGPIVRNYKGGSIVYFEKDKAEDIFVLQKGRVVLTYSNVNGVELKEDVKLGEFFGVKSALGRYPREETAQVIGAATVLVFKVPEFERFVSDKTHLIIKMLKVFSSQLRQVHRQVREILGQGEAKNPAFELMNVAEVFFKNGNHEHAAYAFSQYLQHYPDGQYIDRAKQLQDLAARKGSYPLTLPELVYKPEPGAGNGKLQEMLKTMAVQKDPSTSTVDPNSIQAQHDKASTMMSAGKFAEASSFYKEISERTDSVTQEEEQLVENSLFYLGKAYYKAKDNASAINTFSNFIKKYPKGQLLKETVYHLALATEANGEKDKALQLYQKVTLLPPTDDSISEDAKAKVKAGKS, encoded by the coding sequence TTGTCTGGCCCCATTGTTCGAAATTATAAAGGCGGTTCCATTGTCTACTTTGAGAAAGACAAAGCGGAAGATATTTTTGTTCTCCAAAAAGGACGCGTAGTACTCACCTACTCCAACGTAAACGGCGTCGAACTGAAAGAAGACGTTAAACTGGGAGAATTTTTCGGCGTGAAAAGCGCGCTGGGAAGATACCCCAGAGAAGAAACAGCCCAAGTGATCGGTGCTGCCACTGTACTTGTATTCAAAGTCCCCGAATTTGAAAGATTCGTAAGTGATAAAACTCATCTTATCATCAAGATGTTAAAAGTTTTTTCAAGCCAACTCCGCCAAGTGCACAGACAAGTAAGAGAAATTTTAGGCCAAGGGGAAGCAAAAAACCCTGCCTTCGAACTTATGAATGTTGCGGAAGTGTTTTTCAAAAACGGAAATCATGAACATGCAGCTTATGCATTCAGTCAATACCTACAACATTATCCGGACGGACAGTACATCGATCGCGCAAAACAATTGCAAGACTTGGCCGCAAGAAAAGGATCTTATCCTCTCACCTTACCGGAATTAGTTTATAAACCGGAACCGGGTGCTGGGAACGGAAAACTACAGGAAATGCTAAAAACAATGGCGGTTCAAAAAGACCCGTCGACTTCTACGGTAGATCCGAACTCCATTCAGGCCCAACATGACAAAGCTTCCACAATGATGAGCGCGGGCAAATTTGCGGAAGCGAGTTCCTTTTACAAAGAGATTTCGGAAAGAACCGACTCGGTCACCCAAGAAGAAGAACAATTGGTGGAAAATTCCTTATTTTATCTGGGAAAGGCTTACTATAAAGCAAAGGACAATGCTTCTGCGATCAATACCTTTTCCAATTTTATCAAAAAGTATCCGAAAGGCCAGCTATTGAAAGAAACCGTTTACCACCTAGCGCTTGCTACAGAAGCAAACGGAGAGAAAGACAAAGCATTGCAATTGTATCAAAAAGTAACTCTTCTTCCACCGACCGATGATAGCATTTCCGAAGATGCAAAAGCAAAAGTCAAAGCGGGTAAATCCTAA
- the prmC gene encoding peptide chain release factor N(5)-glutamine methyltransferase yields MTEPNTLLYYLKRSTEFLEKKGITNPRVDAEWLLSDLLNLPRIKLYSQFEMPLSPKEIETYRERIVERSKKKPVAYITGKKGFHKYDFYVNEHTLIPRPETEELVDWFYKDSKNIFAEIGNPKILDLCTGSGCIAVSLSRLISQAEIWATDISGDALQVAEKNDNEVTPPGTRPIHFLESDLFKNIASDLKFHAILSNPPYIPSEEKKDIMEDVLNFEPHLALFVDDFKIFHSSLLEGALSHLENGGTLALETHPDFAEWILDEGKKIGYREGEIKNDSSQKQRFVVLKK; encoded by the coding sequence ATGACCGAACCAAACACTCTACTTTATTACTTAAAAAGATCCACGGAATTTTTAGAAAAAAAAGGAATCACAAACCCAAGGGTAGACGCCGAATGGCTGTTATCCGATCTCTTAAATCTTCCCCGCATAAAACTCTATTCCCAGTTCGAAATGCCTTTGAGTCCTAAAGAAATAGAAACTTACCGGGAACGCATCGTAGAAAGAAGCAAAAAGAAACCGGTCGCGTACATTACAGGTAAAAAAGGTTTTCATAAATACGACTTCTACGTCAACGAACACACGTTAATTCCCCGGCCGGAAACCGAAGAATTGGTGGATTGGTTCTACAAAGATTCAAAGAATATTTTTGCCGAAATAGGAAATCCGAAAATACTCGACCTATGCACCGGAAGCGGGTGTATCGCCGTTTCTCTGTCCCGTTTGATTTCCCAGGCGGAAATCTGGGCTACGGATATTTCCGGTGATGCCTTGCAAGTTGCCGAAAAAAATGACAATGAAGTCACTCCGCCCGGCACTCGCCCGATTCATTTCCTGGAATCGGATCTTTTCAAAAACATCGCTTCCGATTTGAAATTTCACGCCATACTTTCCAATCCTCCTTACATACCCTCGGAGGAAAAAAAAGATATCATGGAAGACGTGTTAAACTTCGAGCCCCATCTCGCACTCTTTGTGGATGATTTCAAAATATTCCATTCTTCTCTTCTGGAAGGTGCTCTTTCGCATTTGGAAAACGGAGGAACTCTGGCGCTGGAAACACATCCCGATTTTGCGGAATGGATTTTGGACGAAGGTAAAAAAATCGGTTACCGCGAAGGGGAAATCAAAAACGACTCCTCCCAAAAACAAAGGTTTGTTGTTCTGAAGAAGTAG
- a CDS encoding amidohydrolase family protein: protein MSSWTISNAQVFQNGKLADLDLKLEGNQIDSLQKRESFPGSKPDSRTFDFKNKKVYPGFFNSHDHLLASYLPKIGGTTKHNSWLAYDNLYKSSGVFAERQQLDSELLYYLGAYKNLLAGVTSVHDHIPHSIQKPFVDILPIRLLSEFTLAHSVGNYSLSWGEGPALEYKLAEASNLPFVTHLGEGLDEDSLSSLKKLEKMDALGPHSVLIHCLPFGPREVERIAKANASVVWCPGSNLHIFGKTTNIKLFMDAGVNVCLGTDFSPSGSLHILEELKLAKSLFQDLYEEELPESTLLKWVTENPAQAFRKPTLGSIKEGQIADLVVINDGTNASEISISQLGWDNVDLVIIDGMPVYGSSAYKKLFSELGIESELISVKGSEKIVAGSPKALLDQVSSSVGYKKDLAFLPIL, encoded by the coding sequence ATGAGTTCTTGGACCATTTCGAACGCCCAAGTATTTCAAAACGGAAAATTGGCCGACCTGGATTTAAAATTGGAAGGAAACCAAATCGATTCTCTTCAAAAAAGGGAATCTTTTCCCGGCTCAAAGCCCGATTCCAGAACCTTTGATTTCAAAAATAAAAAAGTTTACCCTGGGTTTTTCAATTCCCATGACCATCTCCTTGCAAGTTATCTTCCTAAAATCGGAGGCACCACAAAACACAATTCCTGGCTTGCTTACGATAATCTTTATAAATCTTCAGGAGTATTTGCGGAAAGACAACAGTTGGATAGCGAACTACTCTATTACCTGGGAGCTTATAAAAACTTGCTGGCGGGAGTTACGTCCGTTCATGATCATATCCCTCATTCCATTCAAAAACCTTTCGTGGATATATTGCCGATTCGTTTGCTTTCCGAGTTTACTCTCGCCCACTCCGTAGGAAATTACAGTTTGAGTTGGGGAGAAGGTCCCGCCTTGGAATACAAACTTGCAGAAGCGTCTAACTTACCTTTTGTGACTCATTTGGGAGAAGGATTGGATGAAGATTCCCTCAGCTCTCTGAAGAAACTGGAAAAAATGGACGCACTGGGCCCTCATTCCGTTCTGATTCATTGTTTGCCGTTCGGTCCCAGAGAGGTGGAAAGAATTGCAAAAGCAAATGCTTCCGTAGTATGGTGCCCGGGATCCAATTTGCACATCTTCGGCAAAACAACTAACATTAAATTGTTTATGGACGCAGGAGTCAATGTTTGTCTGGGCACGGATTTTTCCCCTTCGGGGTCTTTGCATATATTAGAAGAATTGAAACTAGCAAAATCCTTATTTCAGGATTTATATGAAGAAGAATTGCCCGAATCTACCTTACTCAAATGGGTGACGGAAAACCCCGCCCAAGCGTTTAGAAAACCGACTTTGGGAAGCATCAAGGAAGGGCAAATTGCCGATTTAGTTGTCATAAATGACGGGACAAATGCCTCTGAAATTTCAATTTCCCAACTCGGATGGGACAATGTGGATCTGGTGATCATCGATGGAATGCCTGTTTACGGGTCTTCCGCCTATAAAAAACTTTTTTCTGAGCTGGGAATAGAATCGGAACTGATTTCTGTGAAAGGTTCTGAAAAGATAGTCGCAGGGTCTCCAAAAGCATTACTAGACCAAGTTTCTTCGAGTGTTGGGTACAAAAAGGATTTGGCTTTTTTACCTATTTTATGA